Proteins from one Neodiprion fabricii isolate iyNeoFabr1 chromosome 5, iyNeoFabr1.1, whole genome shotgun sequence genomic window:
- the LOC124182088 gene encoding fatty acid-binding protein homolog 9-like — MVQIVGKYQHVVSSPEFADYLKAVGGDDARIGLLLKSNPSLTISEAGGKWTVTVGNEGKESTSVFKLGEPYDEVLPQGATLKSVTKREGDKFITESTVPDGRRGLRTYEFTDAGITVHLVDEKSGVKATRTYKRI; from the exons ATGGTTCAAATCGTTGGAAAGTACCAGCATGTCGTTAGCTCTCCCGAGTTCGCAGACTATCTCAAGGCTGTGGGAGGCGACGATGCCAGGATAGGGCTGCTCCTTAAAAGCAACCCATCGTTAACGATTTCCGAGGCTGGCGGTAAATGGACAGTGACAGTTGGCAACGAAGGCAAGGAATCCACTTCGGTTTTCAAGCTGGGAGAACCTTACGACGAAGTCTTGCCACAGGGCGCAACCCTGAAG AGCGTAACGAAACGCGAGGGCGACAAGTTCATCACTGAGTCAACAGTACCCGACGGTAGGAGGGGTCTCAGAACTTACGAATTCACTGACGCCGGTATCACCGTG CATCTGGTTGACGAGAAGAGTGGCGTTAAGGCCACGCGTACTTACAAGAGGATTTAG